In Sorghum bicolor cultivar BTx623 chromosome 10, Sorghum_bicolor_NCBIv3, whole genome shotgun sequence, one genomic interval encodes:
- the LOC8073063 gene encoding BTB/POZ domain-containing protein POB1 produces the protein MDPDFSRASGGPSFEFAFNSVNFSDRVLRIEIVAGDDALGAKGAAGEGCSSLADWARHRKRRREELRRGKESGKYMPDPGNCKVEAEECDAYEEGNEPVAMIEESPPDIEPDGEDGESSDSSWSMECTQVLRVKSIYISSAILAAKSPFFYKLFSNGMKESDQRHATLRITASEENALMELLSFMYSGKLTTNQPTALLDILMVADKFEVVSCMRHCSQLLRSLPMTTESALLYLDLPSSISMAAAVQPLTDTAKEFLANKYKDLTKFQDEAMNIPLAGIEAILWSNDLQVASEDAIYDFVIKWARAQYPKLEERREILGTRLLPLVRFCHMTCRKLRKVLACSDLDHEQATKCVTEALLYKADAPHRQRALAADVMTCRKYAERAYKYRPLKVVEFDRPYPQCIAYLDLKREECSRLFPSGRIYSQAFHLAGQGFFLSAHCNMDQQSAFYCFGLFLGMQEKGSTSVTVDYEFAARTRPSGEFVSKYKGYYTFTGGKAVGYRNLFAIPWPSFMADDSLFFIDGVLHLRAELTIKQP, from the exons ATGGACCCGGACTTCTCGCGGGCGAGTGGGGGGCCGAGCTTTGAGTTCGCCTTCAACTCGGTCAACTTCTCCGACCGGGTGTTGCGGATCGAGATCGTCGCTGGGGATGACGCCCTCGGGGCCAAgggcgccgccggcgagggGTGCTCGTCGCTTGCCGACTGGGCGCGCCACCGCAAGCGGCGACGGGAGGAGCTCCGACGCGGCAAAG AATCTGGAAAATACATGCCAGACCCAGGAAACTGCAAAGTTGAAGCTGAAGAATGTGATGCCTACGAGGAAGGCAATGAGCCTGTAGCTATGATAGAAGAATCTCCACCTGATATTGAGCCAGATG GTGAGGATGGAGAAAGCAGCGACTCATCCTGGAGTATGGAGTGTACTCAGGTTTTGAGAGTAAAGTCTATCTACATCAGCTCTGCAATTCTAGCTGCAAAGAGCCCTTTCTTTTACAAG CTTTTTTCAAATGGAATGAAAGAATCCGATCAGAGGCATGCAACTCTTAGAATAACTGCTTCAG AGGAAAATGCGCTGATGGAGCTTCTAAGCTTTATGTATAGTGGCAAGTTGACGACAAACCAGCCAACTGCCCTGCTGGATATATTGATGGTCGCTGACAAATTTGAGGTTGTTTCCTGTATGCGGCACTGCAGTCAATTGCTTAGAAGTTTGCCTATGACCACAGAGTCTGCACTGCTCTATCTGGATCTACCCTCAAGCATTTCAATGGCTGCTGCAGTTCAGCCACTGACAGACACCGCCAAGGAATTCCTTGCCAATAAATACAAGGATTTGACGAA GTTCCAAGATGAAGCAATGAACATTCCTCTTGCTGGAATTGAAGCCATCCTATGGAGTAACGACCTTCAGGTTGCATCAGAGGATGCTATCTACGACTTTGTGATAAAGTGGGCACGTGCTCAATACCCAAAATTGGAGGAAAGACGTGAGATCTTGGGCACACGCTTGCTGCCCCTTGTTCGGTTCTGCCATATGACCTGCAGGAAGTTGCGGAAGGTTCTTGCTTGCAGTGATCTGGATCATGAGCAGGCGACTAAATGTGTCACAGAGGCACTTCTTTACAAAGCTGATGCACCACATAGGCAGCGTGCCCTTGCAGCAGATGTGATGACATGTAGGAAATATGCTGAGCGAGCTTACAAATATCGTCCGCTTAAGGTTGTAGAGTTTGATAGACCATATCCGCAGTGCATAGCATACTTGGACCTGAAGCGTGAGGAGTGCAGCCGACTTTTTCCATCCGGACGGATATACTCACAAGCTTTCCATCTAGCTGGACAGGGTTTCTTCCTCTCAGCACACTGCAACATGGACCAGCAAAGTGCATTCTATTGTTTTGGTCTCTTCCTAGGAATGCAAGAGAAAGGGTCGACAAGTGTTACGGTGGATTATGAGTTTGCTGCAAGGACAAGGCCGTCAGGTGAGTTTGTCAGCAAATATAAGGGCTACTATACCTTCACTGGTGGCAAGGCGGTTGGGTACCGGAATCTCTTTGCGATCCCGTGGCCATCATTCATGGCCGATGACAGTctcttcttcatcgacggggTATTGCATCTCAGAGCTGAGCTGACCATAAAACAGCCCTAG